The Puntigrus tetrazona isolate hp1 chromosome 16, ASM1883169v1, whole genome shotgun sequence genome includes a region encoding these proteins:
- the zhx2a gene encoding zinc fingers and homeoboxes protein 2a has translation MASRRKSTTPCMIRPDDLVTADDPEEMDSCVDRPEENGTSHVSSSEDWTDRKSSVNSAKETAELEKTEVKTRPQRKLQGGYECKYCPFSTQNLNEFKDHVDSNHPNVILNPLYLCAVCNFNTKKFDSLTEHNEKCHPGESNFKFKRIKLNSQTILEQTIEGSNCAVIYDTTSPQSGEDFTAFPLSKSSTVKVGKPKADSLRLQDDSPLDKLAQDLPKKQITAVNVNGTVIIPDATLKDGLSHIMPSLQRPPNYNLVPKIAVPLNTSKYNPSLDGNLTLITSFNKFPYPTQAELSWLTAASKHPEEQIKVWFTTQRLKQGISWSPEEVEEARKKMFNGTIQPVQQAFTVLPAQLTQSTKASQPLIQTVPCHVLGQSGLVLAPVSNGSTATGAPLALTVTNQIAQSLKRAHTAPLVAPEIKRPSIIQSVQSTPKSVSPTPSLSSDCEKTPDQIRELTTSYAQCQFPDDEEVYRLIETTGLSWGEIKKWFSDQRHGNHKAVQQIKTDLSSKDSQPHKPVATQFPLLERVKGKSSEQMKKLEESFQRTSFPTQAEMDHLVADTRLSKTEIDCWFTERRALRDNLEQALLNSMGSKRLEHHLQRGTLNGVHEQDSRVRDSPLPILTSSVCPEAIDGKSLCLLKDMFAQTQWPSPEEYSQLEIQTGLARTEIVRWFKDNRSALKNGTLGWMEQFQSLSNKRPNGQNSLLISEQAQSVLQRHFQETKVQKGEGFEKLAEQSKLTNQDIVEWFTNKLGHNMPDISKSKDQHGQASVDGKRWVSLAADIEGKDYDAQKVARDLEVLSAEHRVTG, from the coding sequence ATGGCTAGTCGAAGAAAGTCTACAACACCCTGCATGATCCGACCGGATGATTTGGTAACTGCCGACGATCCAGAAGAAATGGATTCCTGTGTGGACAGGCCAGAAGAGAATGGAACCTCGCATGTGTCTTCTAGTGAGGACTGGACAGATAGAAAGAGTTCTGTGAACTCTGCGAAGGAAACGGCAGAGCTGGAAAAAACTGAAGTGAAAACAAGACCACAGAGGAAACTCCAGGGAGGTTATGAGTGCAAATACTGTCCCTTTTCTACACAAAATCTCAACGAGTTCAAAGATCATGTCGATTCCAACCACCCCAATGTTATACTCAACCCACTGTACTTGTGTGCAGTATGCAACTTCAACACAAAAAAGTTTGATTCTTTGACTGAACATAATGAGAAGTGCCATCCCGGTGAGAGCAACTTCAAGTTCAAGAGAATCAAACTCAATAGTCAGACTATTCTAGAACAGACAATCGAAGGTTCAAACTGTGCCGTCATCTATGATACCACCAGCCCTCAGTCAGGAGAGGACTTTACTGCTTTTCCTCTGAGCAAATCCAGTACTGTTAAGGTGGGTAAGCCCAAAGCAGATAGTTTAAGGTTGCAGGACGACAGTCCGCTGGACAAACTCGCTCAAGATCTACCGAAAAAGCAAATTACTGCGGTGAATGTGAATGGGACAGTGATAATACCAGATGCAACTCTTAAGGATGGCCTCTCTCATATAATGCCATCCTTGCAACGCCCGCCTAACTACAACTTAGTACCAAAAATCGCCGTCCCCTTGAACACTTCAAAATACAACCCCTCGCTAGATGGCAACTTGACCCTCATAACCTCCTTCAACAAATTTCCATACCCTACCCAAGCAGAGCTCTCATGGCTTACTGCAGCCTCCAAACACCCCGAAGAACAAATCAAAGTGTGGTTCACTACCCAACGGCTAAAGCAAGGTATCAGCTGGTCTCCTGAGGAGGTTGAGGAAGCACGAAAGAAAATGTTCAATGGGACGATTCAGCCTGTTCAACAGGCATTCACTGTCTTACCTGCTCAGTTAACTCAGTCCACTAAAGCCTCACAGCCCCTTATCCAGACCGTCCCTTGCCATGTCCTTGGACAATCTGGCCTGGTGTTAGCACCGGTTTCCAATGGCTCAACTGCTACTGGTGCTCCTCTTGCTCTAACAGTGACAAATCAAATAGCACAGAGTCTCAAAAGGGCCCACACAGCACCACTGGTTGCCCCAGAGATAAAGAGGCCTTCAATAATTCAGTCTGTTCAGAGCACTCCCAAGTCTGTCTCTCCGACACCAAGCCTTTCTTCAGATTGTGAAAAGACCCCTGATCAGATCAGAGAGCTGACCACCAGCTATGCTCAGTGCCAGTTTCCTGATGATGAAGAAGTGTATCGTCTCATCGAGACGACTGGCCTCTCCTGGGGAGAGATCAAAAAATGGTTCAGCGATCAGCGCCATGGAAACCATAAGGCAGTGCAACAGATTAAAACAGACCTCTCTTCGAAGGACAGCCAACCACACAAGCCTGTCGCCACACAGTTTCCCCTGCTAGAGAGAGTTAAAGGCAAatcctctgagcaaatgaaaaaGTTAGAGGAGAGTTTCCAAAGGACTAGCTTTCCAACCCAGGCTGAGATGGATCACCTTGTGGCGGATACCAGGCTCTCCAAAACCGAAATCGATTGCTGGTTTACGGAGCGCCGTGCACTACGAGACAACCTAGAGCAAGCCTTGCTCAACTCGATGGGCTCAAAAAGGCTGGAGCATCATCTTCAAAGGGGGACACTCAATGGAGTCCATGAGCAGGACAGCAGAGTCAGGGACTCGCCTCTTCCCATTCTCACGTCTTCAGTGTGTCCAGAGGCCATCGATGGAAAGTCTCTCTGCCTTCTTAAAGACATGTTTGCACAAACCCAGTGGCCCTCACCAGAAGAGTACAGCCAACTAGAAATCCAAACTGGCTTAGCTCGTACAGAAATTGTCCGATGGTTTAAGGACAACAGATCTGCTCTGAAAAATGGAACGTTAGGTTGGATGGAGCAGTTTCAGAGTCTTAGCAACAAGAGACCAAATGGACAAAACAGCTTGTTGATCTCGGAGCAGGCACAGAGTGTCCTACAAAGGCACTTTCAAGAGACAAAGGTACAAAAAGGGGAAGGTTTTGAGAAGCTTGCAGAGCAGTCGAAACTAACTAACCAGGACATAGTCGAATGGTTCACCAATAAGCTGGGCCACAACATGCCTGATATCAGCAAGAGCAAGGACCAACATGGACAGGCGAGTGTAGATGGTAAGAGGTGGGTTTCCTTGGCAGCTGACATTGAAGGCAAAGATTACGATGCTCAGAAAGTGGCACGAGATCTTGAAGTTCTGTCGGCAGAGCACAGAGTGACAGGATGA
- the derl1 gene encoding derlin-1 yields the protein MSDIGDWFKNIPFITRYWFAGSIAVPLIGKLGLISPMYLVLWPEAFFHKFQIWRPISATLYFPVGPGTGFLYLVNLYFLYQYSTRLETGAFDGRPADYMFMLLFNWICIVITGLMMDMQLLMIPLIMSVLYVWAQLNRDMIVSFWFGTRFKACYLPWVILGFNYIIGGSVVNELIGNLVGHLYFFLMFKYPMDLGGRSFLSTPQFLYQMLPNRRGGVSGFGVPPSRRPMPQEQAGGGGGGGGGGGRHNWGQGFRLGDD from the exons ATGTCAGACATCGGGGACTGGTTTAAAAACATCCCTTTCATCACTCGTTACTGGTTTGCTGGCTCAATTGCAGTGCCGCTAATAGGGAAGCTGGGATTAATCAGTCCTATGTACCTGGTGTTATGGCCGGAGGCGTTCTTTCATAAATTCCAG ATATGGAGACCAATATCTGCAACACTGTATTTCCCAGTTGGCCCAGGGACAGGTTTTCTATACCTGGTTAATTTGTATTTTCTCTACCAGTACTCCACAAGGCTTGAAACAG GAGCCTTTGATGGAAGACCAGCAGACTACATGTTCATGCTTCTCTTCAACTGGATTTGCATTGTG ATAACAGGCCTAATGATGGATATGCAG CTCCTAATGATCCCTTTGATCATGTCTGTTCTGTACGTCTGGGCTCAACTAAATCGTGACATGATTGTATCTTTCTGGTTCGGCACCAGATTCAAG GCTTGTTATCTCCCTTGGGTCATTCTGGGATTCAACTATATCATCGGTGGATC CGTTGTCAACGAGCTGATTGGGAACTTAGTTGGTCACCTCTACTTCTTTCTGATGTTCAAATACCCCATGGATCTTGGTGGACGGTCCTTCCTCTCCACCCCACAGTTCCT gTACCAGATGCTCCCAAATCGGCGAGGTGGGGTTTCTGGTTTCGGCGTTCCTCCAAGCAGGAGACCTATGCCCCAAGAGCAGGCAGGAGgtggcggaggaggaggaggaggaggtgggcGCCATAACTGGGGTCAAGGCTTTCGGTTGGGGGATGACTAA
- the nsmce2 gene encoding E3 SUMO-protein ligase NSE2, whose protein sequence is MSLSSVQSTLSTLKSCQADIGGCMDMVSDVALGIVEAQGMDNSPALKKLEEMILECSRLDREINCFVEAVDEMTAQARHDPPEAMVHLRNSVRERFTELMAEVTDADLQRHSKVIAFRESVKNYAMQVGLTPAGNEEEELDEDIAVTQSQTNFICPLTQVEMVNPVKNKKCLHYYDREAVHEMIKARHKNKKKFCCPKVGCGNTDVQVSDLELDLVMKRKIQNHMRQSGKT, encoded by the exons ATGTCTTTAAGTTCAGTGCAGTCCACTTTGTCCACTCTGAAGTCATGCCAAGCGGATATAGGAGGCTGTATGGACATGGTATCAGATGTTGCGCTGGGAATAGTTGAAGCCCAAG GTATGGATAACAGTCCGGCTCTGAAGAAGCTGGAGGAGATGATTCTGGAGTGTTCGAGACTGGACAGAGAAATCAACTGTTTTGTTGAGGCTGTTGACGAGATGACCGCACAG GCCAGACATGATCCTCCCGAGGCCATGGTTCATCTGAGAAATTCTGTAAGGGAGAGATTCACTGAGCTTATGGCTGAAGTTACAGATGCAGACCTGCAAAGGCACAGCAAGGTTATTGCCTTCAGAGAAAGTGTGAAGAACTATGCCATGCAAG TGGGTCTAACTCCTGCTGGGAATGAAGAAGAGGAGCTAGATGAAGACATTGCTGTAACACAGAGCCAGACAAACTTCATCTGCCCTCTCACTCAG GTTGAGATGGTCAATCCAGTGAAAAACAAGAAATGCCTTCATTACTATGACCGAGAGGCTGTACATGAAATGATTAAGGCCAGGcacaaaaataagaagaaatttTG CTGTCCAAAGGTTGGCTGCGGAAACACGGACGTTCAGGTGTCAGATCTCGAGTTGGACCTGGTTATGAAGAGAAAGATCCAGAACCATATGAGACAGAGCGGAAAAACTTAA